Proteins co-encoded in one Streptococcus pyogenes genomic window:
- a CDS encoding GntR family transcriptional regulator, producing the protein MISPKKEITSSKYQKIAISVAQRIANGEYEVGEKLKSRTTIASTFNVSPETARKGLNILADLKILTLKHGSGAIVLSKERAIEFINQYESTHSIAVLKEKIRETINDQGKAMEKMAVLVNDFLMQSQSVSKQYPLAPYEIICNQDSEHFGKSIGVLNIWHQTGATIVAIEHAGQFIVSPGPYSVIEKGDHIYFVGDESVISRMKTFFNLRKGL; encoded by the coding sequence GTGATAAGTCCTAAAAAAGAGATAACAAGTTCAAAATATCAAAAAATTGCTATTTCAGTAGCTCAGCGTATCGCAAATGGCGAATATGAAGTGGGCGAAAAGTTAAAGTCAAGAACTACTATCGCCTCGACATTTAATGTATCACCAGAAACGGCTCGTAAAGGCCTGAATATTTTAGCTGACTTGAAAATTTTGACTTTAAAACATGGTAGTGGAGCTATTGTGCTGTCAAAAGAAAGAGCTATTGAGTTTATAAATCAATACGAATCAACCCATTCCATCGCTGTTTTAAAAGAAAAAATACGTGAGACTATTAATGATCAGGGAAAAGCAATGGAAAAAATGGCTGTTTTGGTTAATGATTTTTTAATGCAAAGTCAATCTGTTAGTAAGCAATACCCATTAGCACCTTATGAGATTATTTGTAATCAAGATTCGGAACATTTTGGCAAATCTATTGGTGTGTTAAATATCTGGCACCAGACAGGAGCAACTATCGTCGCTATTGAACATGCTGGTCAGTTTATCGTTTCACCAGGTCCTTATTCTGTTATTGAAAAAGGCGATCATATTTATTTCGTTGGTGATGAGTCAGTCATTTCACGAATGAAGACCTTTTTTAATTTACGAAAAGGATTATAA
- a CDS encoding Asp23/Gls24 family envelope stress response protein encodes MEKTQIKSTLTYDDKVIEKIVGHALENVGGLLAVTGGFFSNIKNNLVNSESVTDGVSVEVGSKEVAVDLAIIVEYGKDIPAIAESIKAIVSQNVDSMTHLKVVEVNVNVVDIRTKEEHEAASVTVQDRVTSAASSTSQFVSEQTEKLKDTISDTVNSDEAAK; translated from the coding sequence ATGGAAAAAACTCAAATTAAAAGCACTCTTACTTATGACGATAAGGTCATCGAAAAAATTGTCGGTCATGCTTTGGAAAACGTTGGCGGATTACTAGCTGTAACAGGTGGATTTTTCTCAAATATCAAAAATAATTTGGTGAATTCTGAGTCTGTAACTGATGGTGTTTCAGTTGAAGTTGGTAGCAAGGAAGTAGCAGTTGATTTAGCAATCATTGTAGAATACGGTAAAGATATTCCTGCTATTGCAGAATCTATTAAAGCTATTGTTTCTCAAAACGTTGACAGTATGACACATTTGAAAGTTGTTGAAGTCAATGTGAACGTTGTTGATATTCGTACTAAGGAAGAACATGAAGCTGCTAGCGTTACTGTTCAAGATCGTGTCACTAGTGCAGCTTCAAGTACTTCACAATTTGTATCAGAACAAACAGAAAAATTAAAAGATACTATCTCTGATACTGTAAATAGTGATGAGGCAGCTAAATAA
- a CDS encoding CsbD family protein: MSDEKYNAKLDQAGGKLKEGFGKISGDKSLETEGKVDKVTGKVKEVIADAKDTVKGLAKGLDNKDK, from the coding sequence GTGTCAGATGAAAAATATAATGCGAAATTAGATCAAGCTGGTGGCAAGTTAAAAGAAGGATTTGGTAAGATTTCTGGAGATAAATCTTTAGAAACTGAAGGTAAAGTAGATAAAGTTACTGGAAAAGTTAAAGAGGTTATTGCAGACGCCAAAGATACTGTAAAAGGATTAGCTAAAGGCTTAGATAATAAAGATAAATAA
- a CDS encoding Asp23/Gls24 family envelope stress response protein, translated as MTETYIKNTSKDLTSAIRGQLTYDDKVIEKIVGLALENVDGLLGVNGGFFANLKDKLVNTESVRDGVNVEVGKKQVAVDLDIVAEYQKHVPTIYDSIKSIVEEEVKRMTDLDVIEVNVKVVDIKTKEQFEAEKVSLQDKVSDMARSTSEFTSHQVENVKASVDNGVEKLQDQKAEPRVK; from the coding sequence ATGACTGAAACTTATATTAAAAACACATCTAAAGACTTAACTTCAGCAATTCGTGGCCAATTAACATATGATGATAAAGTAATTGAAAAAATTGTTGGTTTAGCACTTGAAAATGTTGATGGGTTACTGGGTGTAAATGGTGGTTTTTTTGCTAACCTAAAAGATAAATTAGTAAACACCGAATCTGTACGTGATGGCGTGAACGTGGAAGTTGGAAAAAAACAAGTTGCCGTTGATCTTGATATTGTCGCTGAATATCAAAAGCATGTGCCGACTATTTATGACTCTATTAAATCGATCGTTGAAGAAGAAGTGAAGAGAATGACCGATCTGGATGTGATTGAAGTTAATGTTAAAGTAGTCGACATTAAAACAAAAGAACAATTTGAAGCTGAAAAAGTAAGTTTACAAGACAAAGTTTCAGACATGGCACGTTCAACATCTGAATTTACGAGTCATCAAGTTGAGAATGTTAAAGCTTCAGTGGATAACGGTGTTGAAAAACTTCAAGATCAAAAAGCTGAGCCACGTGTAAAATAA
- a CDS encoding DUF2273 domain-containing protein gives MEFYEKFKYPIIGGLVGLIIAILLMAFGLFKTLLAIIFIILGIYGGLYAKKTGIIDQFLNRK, from the coding sequence ATGGAATTTTATGAAAAATTCAAGTACCCTATTATTGGTGGCTTGGTGGGGCTAATTATTGCCATATTGCTCATGGCTTTTGGTTTATTCAAAACGCTACTAGCAATTATTTTCATTATTTTAGGAATATATGGTGGCCTGTATGCCAAAAAAACAGGTATTATTGATCAATTTCTTAATCGTAAATAA
- the amaP gene encoding alkaline shock response membrane anchor protein AmaP, with translation MSKLLKISYCLVGLVLLSVFGWVVGITGGYIYLPYSYRWLSWGMDSFPNLLDSALSYYYFWTALVLFVITFLALLVIILYPRIYTEVQLRHKNKKGTLLLKKSAIESYVATAIQTAGLMPNPTVTAKLYKRKFNIIVKGRLASRVAVADQISGVKEGIEKGLTEFFGINYPVNFKVYVKDIADSDRKHITRNRVE, from the coding sequence ATGTCAAAATTGTTAAAGATTAGTTATTGTCTTGTCGGACTTGTTCTATTGTCTGTTTTTGGATGGGTAGTTGGAATAACCGGAGGCTATATATATTTACCTTATAGTTATCGTTGGCTAAGTTGGGGTATGGATAGTTTTCCCAATCTCTTAGATTCAGCTTTATCCTATTATTACTTCTGGACAGCCCTTGTATTATTTGTTATAACATTTCTTGCCTTATTAGTTATTATTTTATACCCAAGAATTTATACTGAGGTCCAGTTACGCCATAAAAATAAAAAAGGAACACTTTTATTAAAAAAATCGGCTATTGAAAGTTATGTTGCGACCGCTATTCAAACTGCAGGTTTGATGCCAAACCCAACAGTCACAGCTAAATTATATAAGCGGAAGTTTAACATTATCGTTAAAGGACGTTTAGCTTCTCGTGTAGCAGTGGCAGATCAAATTAGTGGCGTGAAAGAAGGGATCGAAAAAGGTTTAACCGAGTTCTTCGGAATTAATTATCCTGTTAATTTCAAAGTTTATGTTAAAGATATTGCTGATTCTGATCGTAAACATATTACCAGAAATCGTGTAGAATAG
- a CDS encoding GlsB/YeaQ/YmgE family stress response membrane protein, whose amino-acid sequence MGLIWTLIVGALIGVIAGALTKKGGSMGWIANIAAGLVGSSVGQALLGSWGPSLAGMSLIPSVIGAVIVVMITSFVLNKTNN is encoded by the coding sequence ATGGGACTTATTTGGACTTTAATCGTCGGTGCGCTTATTGGTGTGATTGCTGGAGCACTTACTAAAAAAGGTGGTTCAATGGGCTGGATTGCAAACATCGCTGCTGGTCTAGTTGGTTCTTCCGTTGGTCAAGCTTTACTTGGTTCATGGGGCCCTTCTTTAGCAGGAATGTCTTTGATCCCGTCAGTTATTGGTGCCGTTATCGTTGTTATGATCACTTCTTTTGTACTAAACAAAACTAACAACTAG